The following are encoded in a window of Staphylospora marina genomic DNA:
- a CDS encoding pseudouridine synthase, translated as MERLQKVMAMAGVASRRQCENLIREGRVKVNGEWVTAPGMKVDPRKDVIEVDGEPVFLEEKRTFLFYKPSGVITSMSDPRGRKTVADFFRDIPERVFPVGRLDYDTEGLLLVTNDGELANRLLHPRFEVEKVYVATVRGKPDKAAIRTLREGVRLEDGMTAPAKVRVLEASDSRSRLELTIHEGRNRQVRRMCAAVGHPVIHLKRTRLAFLTLSGLRRGEYRELTPQEVKRLRSRMGL; from the coding sequence ATGGAACGATTGCAGAAAGTGATGGCCATGGCAGGCGTCGCATCCAGAAGACAGTGCGAGAACCTGATTCGCGAAGGCAGGGTGAAAGTCAACGGGGAATGGGTGACCGCACCGGGAATGAAAGTGGATCCGCGAAAAGACGTGATCGAAGTCGACGGCGAACCGGTGTTTTTGGAAGAGAAACGGACGTTTCTCTTTTACAAACCTTCCGGGGTGATCACCAGCATGAGCGACCCCCGCGGCCGAAAGACGGTGGCGGACTTTTTCCGTGACATTCCGGAGAGGGTGTTTCCCGTGGGGAGACTGGACTATGACACGGAAGGGCTGCTGCTCGTGACCAATGACGGGGAATTGGCCAACCGGTTGCTTCACCCGCGGTTTGAAGTGGAGAAAGTGTATGTGGCCACGGTCCGGGGAAAGCCGGACAAAGCGGCGATCCGCACCCTGCGGGAAGGGGTCCGGTTGGAAGACGGGATGACCGCTCCGGCCAAGGTGCGCGTGCTGGAGGCGTCGGATTCGCGTTCCCGTCTCGAATTGACCATCCACGAAGGCAGAAACCGGCAGGTGAGGCGCATGTGTGCAGCCGTGGGACATCCGGTGATTCACCTGAAGCGAACCCGGCTGGCTTTCCTGACGCTGAGCGGGCTCAGGCGGGGAGAATACCGGGAACTGACTCCCCAAGAAGTCAAACGGCTCCGCAGCCGGATGGGGCTTTGA
- a CDS encoding cytochrome c biogenesis protein ResB, whose protein sequence is MIVNSKCECGHNNPVGTILCEYCGKPLEKSVREKTSIEREMRYEGKARRSLRAPASPFDLVWNFFSSVKVAITLIVVTLVAAAIGTVLPQERFIPSADPVTYYAETYGFWGKLFYQLGLTDMYNSWWFFLLISSIGVSLVVCSLDRVIPLWKALSNQQVAKNPEFIRKQGISHEETLPREESIERMNRLAEALEGKHYRIRREEEALLAEKGRISRWGPYVNHVGLILFLFGVLLRYVPGWHLQETMWVREGQIAQIPETDLFVKNEKFTMETWDTGTSSEEKPAIPKKFQTDAVIFREDPKTGTLTEVHRQSILVNEPLKYGDLLLYQADYRMGVVSGLTLNVTEKTSGRQIGTFRVDLYDLKPDQVFRVGQLEIRPLEYYPDFALENGRPVTKSREPNRPAFIFEVREQGQKEGERSWVIAGQDLGELAKDNRYEIGLANLNLVNSSGLLVRVDKSLPIIFVGGFIFFIGLIMGFWWQHRRVWIRVTDGGLVVGAHTNKNWFSLRRELERVFADAGMTLPPASK, encoded by the coding sequence ATGATCGTAAACAGCAAATGCGAATGCGGACACAACAACCCCGTTGGTACGATTTTGTGCGAGTACTGCGGGAAGCCGCTGGAGAAATCCGTTCGCGAAAAAACGAGCATCGAACGGGAAATGCGCTATGAGGGCAAGGCCAGACGTTCACTCAGAGCGCCCGCCTCGCCGTTTGATCTGGTGTGGAACTTTTTCTCTTCCGTCAAAGTTGCCATCACCCTGATCGTGGTGACGCTCGTGGCGGCCGCGATCGGCACGGTTCTTCCCCAGGAACGGTTCATTCCCTCCGCGGATCCGGTGACATACTACGCGGAAACCTACGGATTTTGGGGAAAACTGTTTTATCAACTGGGATTGACGGACATGTACAATTCCTGGTGGTTTTTTCTCCTCATCAGCTCAATCGGGGTTTCGCTGGTGGTGTGCAGTCTCGACCGTGTGATTCCTCTTTGGAAAGCGCTCAGCAACCAGCAGGTGGCCAAAAATCCGGAATTCATCCGGAAACAGGGGATCTCGCATGAAGAAACGCTGCCCCGGGAGGAATCGATCGAACGGATGAACCGGTTGGCAGAAGCCCTGGAAGGGAAGCACTACCGCATCCGGAGGGAAGAAGAGGCGCTGCTGGCGGAAAAGGGACGAATCAGCCGGTGGGGCCCCTACGTGAATCATGTCGGTCTCATTCTGTTTCTCTTCGGAGTCCTGCTGCGGTACGTTCCGGGATGGCATCTGCAAGAGACGATGTGGGTTCGGGAAGGTCAGATCGCGCAGATTCCGGAAACGGATCTGTTCGTGAAAAACGAGAAATTCACGATGGAAACCTGGGACACCGGCACATCTTCCGAAGAAAAACCGGCCATTCCGAAAAAATTTCAGACCGATGCCGTGATATTCCGTGAAGATCCCAAAACGGGGACACTCACGGAAGTTCACCGCCAATCCATTCTGGTCAACGAGCCGCTCAAATACGGGGATCTTCTCCTGTACCAGGCCGATTACCGGATGGGAGTGGTGAGCGGACTCACGCTGAACGTGACGGAAAAAACATCCGGTCGGCAGATCGGAACGTTCCGGGTGGATCTGTATGATCTGAAACCGGATCAGGTGTTCCGCGTCGGACAGCTGGAAATTCGCCCCCTGGAGTACTATCCCGATTTTGCCTTGGAAAACGGGCGTCCCGTGACCAAATCCCGGGAACCCAACCGGCCCGCGTTCATCTTTGAAGTCAGAGAACAAGGGCAGAAGGAAGGAGAGCGATCCTGGGTGATCGCCGGGCAGGATCTCGGGGAGCTTGCGAAGGACAACCGGTACGAAATCGGGCTGGCGAACCTGAACCTGGTGAATTCCAGCGGTCTGTTGGTTCGGGTTGACAAGAGTTTGCCGATCATTTTTGTCGGCGGCTTCATTTTCTTCATCGGTCTGATCATGGGCTTCTGGTGGCAACACCGCCGTGTCTGGATCCGTGTGACGGACGGCGGGCTTGTCGTCGGGGCACATACCAACAAGAACTGGTTCAGTTTGCGCCGGGAGTTGGAGCGTGTCTTTGCAGATGCCGGAATGACACTTCCCCCGGCCTCGAAATAG
- a CDS encoding ATP-binding protein, with protein sequence MILRSVVGKLWATIIILVSLVLTLLSLFLTEQVERAYGRDQQKSLSHLADEIQSRLNRSGPDHTQYLNHVLKVSEMFNTYIVVLDRSGTVSPIGVSPHVPNIPWQDVISQDQIRRVLAGEKISIQGKVAMKDESSVLPFTRTDVLLVAVPYIQGGKTEGAIVLYQTRDELTEADIKRSILYSALISIGLTTIFAFFLSSRISQPLIQMKRAAEKMARGEFSTRVPVRYHERDEIADLATTFNRMAGQLEDLIHQLSQEKEQLFSILRGMSDGVLTMNRYGKIILSNPVADRFLDLYRDHGEERKNRLPEPIQELFNRVIEEDREQAGDVTVQGHTWVVAMSPLYSGEQVRGVVAVLRDVTEERRLDKLRKDFVANVSHELRTPLAMLQGYSEALMDDIAETPEERREIAQVINEESRRMSRLVNELLDLARMEAGHVRIKPVRKSPHELLGWVLRKFHGLAKEQNIELNSQIADDLPEVVWDPDRIEQVLTNLIDNAIRHTPAGGTVTLRARLTEEHRVVLEVQDTGSGIPEEDLPFVFERFYKADKARTRGQSGGTGLGLSIVRHLVQAHGGRVSVRSRQGEGTVFTVELPVHADTGQEESRA encoded by the coding sequence GTGATTCTTCGCAGTGTCGTGGGAAAATTGTGGGCCACCATCATCATCCTGGTATCCCTGGTGCTCACGTTGCTCAGCCTTTTTCTGACCGAGCAGGTGGAGAGAGCTTACGGGCGGGATCAACAAAAGAGCCTGAGTCATCTGGCGGACGAAATCCAGTCCAGGCTGAACCGGAGCGGACCGGATCATACCCAGTATCTGAACCATGTCCTGAAAGTGTCCGAAATGTTCAATACATACATCGTGGTTTTGGACCGAAGCGGCACGGTCAGTCCCATCGGGGTATCGCCGCATGTCCCCAACATTCCTTGGCAGGATGTCATCAGCCAGGATCAAATACGCCGGGTACTCGCCGGGGAGAAGATCTCCATCCAGGGCAAGGTGGCCATGAAGGACGAAAGTTCCGTCTTGCCGTTTACCCGCACCGACGTGCTCTTGGTGGCCGTTCCCTACATCCAGGGGGGAAAAACGGAAGGAGCCATCGTTCTCTATCAAACCCGCGACGAACTGACGGAAGCGGACATCAAGCGGTCCATCCTTTATTCCGCCCTGATCAGCATCGGCCTCACCACCATCTTTGCGTTTTTCCTCTCGTCGCGAATTTCGCAGCCGTTGATCCAGATGAAGCGGGCCGCCGAGAAAATGGCGCGCGGCGAATTTTCCACCCGTGTGCCCGTCCGTTATCACGAACGGGATGAAATCGCTGATCTGGCGACCACGTTCAACCGGATGGCCGGGCAACTGGAAGATTTGATCCATCAGTTGTCGCAGGAGAAGGAGCAATTGTTCAGCATCTTGCGGGGAATGTCGGACGGAGTTCTCACCATGAACCGCTACGGCAAGATCATTTTGTCCAATCCCGTGGCGGACCGTTTCCTCGACCTGTACAGGGATCACGGAGAAGAGCGGAAAAACCGTCTGCCTGAACCGATCCAGGAGTTGTTCAACCGGGTGATCGAAGAAGACAGGGAACAGGCGGGCGACGTCACGGTTCAGGGCCATACCTGGGTGGTGGCGATGTCTCCGCTGTACTCCGGAGAGCAAGTGCGCGGCGTGGTGGCGGTGTTGAGAGACGTGACGGAAGAGCGGAGACTGGACAAACTGCGCAAGGATTTCGTCGCCAATGTGTCTCATGAACTCCGCACGCCTCTGGCCATGCTGCAGGGGTACAGCGAAGCCCTGATGGACGACATCGCCGAAACTCCCGAGGAACGCAGGGAGATCGCCCAGGTCATCAACGAGGAGTCTCGCCGGATGAGCCGGTTGGTCAATGAACTTTTGGATTTGGCGAGGATGGAAGCGGGACATGTCCGGATCAAGCCGGTCCGCAAATCCCCGCATGAACTGTTGGGGTGGGTTCTCCGGAAATTCCATGGATTGGCGAAGGAGCAGAACATCGAGCTGAACAGTCAGATCGCCGATGATTTGCCTGAAGTGGTGTGGGACCCCGACCGGATCGAACAGGTGCTCACCAATCTGATTGACAATGCCATTCGGCACACGCCGGCCGGCGGAACGGTGACCCTGCGGGCCAGACTGACCGAAGAACATCGGGTGGTGCTTGAGGTGCAGGATACCGGATCAGGCATCCCCGAAGAAGATCTGCCGTTTGTGTTCGAGAGGTTCTACAAGGCGGACAAGGCGAGAACCCGCGGACAATCAGGAGGAACCGGACTGGGACTTTCCATCGTCCGTCATCTGGTGCAAGCCCATGGCGGCCGGGTTTCCGTTCGCAGCCGTCAAGGTGAAGGAACGGTGTTCACGGTGGAGTTGCCGGTTCATGCGGATACCGGGCAAGAGGAATCCCGCGCTTGA
- a CDS encoding MMPL family transporter, with amino-acid sequence MTRLMQAFVSKISGRRGAWGTLIFWLVLMVILSGVAPAAKNHAVNVNGADLPEEARSVVAREELQRHFSDNDGLPALLVFHKKDGIGSADLANITKVSEYLASSESPETVKEFPPLHLMPEPARQAFLSEDKTTLVLPVMLKDGLEMQAINDTVTQIQEKGSGLVGSSVELNITGPAGIASDTIALFSNADLVLLFSTIGLILILLIVIYRSPLLAIIPLLVAGIVHQVTDRLLGLMGKNGVFEIESQSLSIMSILLFAALTDYSLLVFARFREELKKHEDKFVAMKEAMKQVWEPVFFSAGTVLAAMLVLFIADYKPYENFAPVFSLAMGVILIAGLTLVPALFALFGRKAFWPFIPKAGDPETRTGSIWSRIGHLVVKKPGVISVLMVGVLAVGALGMTQIQYNFNLIKSFPEDLGSRKGYERLETHFSKGELAPATVLVTGTESITPEKLSALKKELERQPGVKQVTTVLEPGPGAGHASAADRGNQIISKDGKAARLQFIFEENPYDQRSLDHMDEMRNRSEDILKNSGLSPEKHRLMFAGETAKQADVRAMNREDTQKVIIWVTVLITVLLILQTRSLVAALLMISTILLSYAAAMGLSTWLFDTFFGWTDMSYRIPLYTYVFLVALGVDYNIMVVSRIREEASRHEMKEAIRRGVSLTGGVISSAGLILAATFAVLMTQPILELFMFGFTVALGILLDTFLVRSLLVPSLFTLLGRYSFWPSKTGREESEVARVTG; translated from the coding sequence ATGACCCGGTTGATGCAAGCGTTCGTATCAAAAATTTCCGGGCGCAGGGGAGCTTGGGGAACCCTGATCTTCTGGTTGGTGTTGATGGTGATTCTCAGCGGGGTGGCACCCGCCGCCAAGAACCATGCCGTCAACGTCAACGGCGCCGATCTCCCCGAAGAAGCCCGTTCCGTGGTGGCGCGTGAAGAATTGCAGCGTCATTTTTCCGACAATGACGGACTTCCCGCACTGCTGGTGTTTCACAAGAAAGACGGAATCGGTTCTGCCGATCTGGCCAACATCACCAAGGTGAGTGAGTATCTCGCCTCTTCCGAATCGCCGGAAACGGTGAAGGAATTCCCGCCGCTTCATCTCATGCCGGAGCCGGCCCGGCAAGCGTTTTTGTCCGAGGACAAAACGACGCTGGTGTTGCCGGTGATGCTCAAAGACGGCCTGGAAATGCAGGCCATCAATGATACCGTCACTCAAATTCAGGAAAAAGGAAGCGGGTTGGTCGGCTCTTCCGTCGAACTGAACATCACGGGTCCGGCGGGAATCGCATCGGATACCATCGCCCTTTTCTCCAATGCCGACCTGGTCCTGCTCTTTTCCACCATCGGGCTCATCCTGATTCTCCTGATCGTCATTTACCGGTCTCCGCTTCTGGCGATCATTCCGCTGTTGGTGGCGGGAATTGTTCATCAGGTCACGGACCGGTTGCTCGGATTGATGGGGAAAAACGGCGTGTTCGAGATCGAATCCCAATCCCTTTCCATCATGAGCATTCTTCTCTTTGCCGCTCTGACGGATTATTCTCTGCTGGTTTTCGCCCGCTTCCGCGAAGAGCTGAAGAAGCATGAAGACAAGTTTGTGGCCATGAAAGAAGCGATGAAGCAGGTGTGGGAACCCGTTTTCTTCAGTGCGGGAACGGTTCTGGCGGCCATGCTGGTCCTGTTCATCGCCGACTACAAACCGTACGAGAACTTCGCACCCGTCTTTTCGCTCGCCATGGGTGTGATTCTGATTGCCGGTCTGACGTTGGTTCCGGCTCTGTTTGCCCTGTTCGGCCGCAAGGCGTTCTGGCCGTTCATTCCGAAAGCCGGTGACCCGGAGACCCGGACCGGTTCCATTTGGAGCCGCATCGGCCACTTGGTGGTGAAAAAGCCCGGGGTGATCTCCGTGCTGATGGTCGGGGTGTTGGCTGTCGGAGCGCTGGGCATGACGCAAATCCAGTACAATTTCAACCTGATCAAATCGTTCCCCGAGGATCTCGGATCCCGGAAAGGTTATGAACGGTTGGAAACCCATTTTTCCAAAGGGGAATTGGCTCCGGCCACCGTGCTGGTCACCGGAACGGAGTCCATCACTCCCGAGAAGCTGTCGGCTCTGAAAAAAGAACTGGAACGGCAACCGGGTGTCAAGCAAGTGACAACGGTGCTTGAACCCGGACCGGGAGCAGGTCACGCTTCCGCCGCAGACAGAGGAAACCAAATCATTTCCAAGGACGGAAAGGCGGCCCGCCTGCAGTTCATTTTCGAGGAGAATCCGTACGATCAGCGCTCCTTGGACCACATGGATGAGATGCGGAATCGTTCCGAAGATATCTTGAAAAACAGCGGCTTGTCTCCGGAGAAGCATCGTCTCATGTTCGCCGGGGAAACGGCCAAACAGGCGGACGTCCGCGCGATGAACCGGGAAGACACCCAAAAGGTGATCATTTGGGTGACCGTCCTGATCACCGTTCTCCTGATCCTGCAAACCCGATCCCTGGTTGCGGCACTGTTGATGATTTCCACCATCCTTCTCTCGTACGCGGCCGCCATGGGATTGAGCACGTGGTTGTTTGACACGTTCTTCGGCTGGACGGACATGAGTTACCGCATTCCGCTGTACACTTACGTATTCCTGGTGGCACTCGGTGTGGATTACAACATCATGGTGGTTTCGCGGATCAGGGAGGAAGCGTCCCGTCACGAGATGAAAGAGGCGATCCGGCGCGGCGTGTCCCTGACCGGAGGAGTCATTTCTTCCGCGGGTCTGATCCTTGCGGCCACATTTGCCGTCCTGATGACCCAACCGATTCTGGAGTTGTTCATGTTCGGATTCACCGTGGCGCTGGGAATTTTGCTCGACACGTTCCTCGTTCGTTCTCTGCTTGTGCCTTCGTTGTTCACCCTGCTCGGGAGGTACAGTTTCTGGCCGTCCAAAACGGGTCGGGAAGAGAGCGAAGTCGCCCGGGTCACCGGCTGA
- a CDS encoding SDR family oxidoreductase, whose amino-acid sequence MNRLAGKTAIVTGASKGLGRAIARKFAQGGARVIAAARNLDALKALAAEDPEHIIPVECDVTQSRQVRAMVERAVNETGRLDILVNNAGVGRFAPVEELSEEDFDLMMNVNLKGAFLASKYAIPHLKRTKGHIVNISSVAGTEAFATGGGYCASKFGLMALTDALTLELKPHHVKVTAICPGSIKTEFHRPKDYAMEAEQVAEAVWITVSAPQNVIYNRIIMRPQVPHKPS is encoded by the coding sequence ATGAACCGACTTGCCGGAAAAACGGCGATTGTGACCGGTGCCAGCAAGGGCTTGGGCAGAGCCATTGCCAGGAAATTTGCCCAAGGAGGCGCCCGGGTGATCGCGGCGGCCCGCAACCTGGATGCCCTCAAGGCGCTTGCCGCCGAAGATCCGGAGCACATCATCCCGGTGGAATGCGACGTCACCCAAAGCCGTCAGGTGCGGGCAATGGTGGAACGGGCGGTCAACGAAACCGGCCGACTGGACATTCTCGTCAACAATGCCGGTGTGGGGCGGTTTGCCCCGGTGGAAGAACTGTCGGAAGAAGATTTCGACCTGATGATGAACGTCAATCTGAAAGGTGCCTTCCTGGCCAGCAAGTACGCCATCCCCCACCTGAAACGGACCAAAGGACACATCGTCAACATATCCAGCGTGGCCGGAACGGAAGCATTCGCCACCGGAGGCGGCTACTGCGCTTCCAAATTCGGCCTGATGGCCCTGACGGATGCCCTCACGTTGGAATTGAAACCGCATCACGTCAAGGTAACGGCGATTTGCCCCGGATCGATCAAGACGGAGTTTCACCGTCCCAAGGATTATGCGATGGAGGCGGAACAGGTGGCTGAAGCCGTATGGATTACCGTGTCCGCTCCCCAAAACGTCATCTACAACCGGATCATCATGCGCCCGCAGGTTCCCCACAAACCTTCCTGA
- a CDS encoding class I adenylate-forming enzyme family protein: protein MSTIGELLRQRTFLSPDVEAVVSPEDRLTYREYNAKVNRLAHYLLERGTQRGDRIAFLCQNHHLFPVIYLAAAKVGAIAVPLNTRLKPEEIRWMLEDCTPRIVFHDEEFTDKIAAVGNLALVDSFVPVSSGLKKNRMFEEILRQRPDAEPDVVVEENDPVLIIYTSGTTGRPKGVVCTHANVYAAALANVNTLDLRYMDRFMFVTPLFHISGMMFIINALVRGMTVVTFPSFDPLQIWNWIDQEKVTGMMSVPPMLGYMLQALKGQNKEFPSLRGILCGGATVPDDWIRAFHELGYPIIQVYGATEFTGAATYFLPHFDIERCDSVGKGVYGTEIKILDPITGAELPPGEPGEIVIRGKMVFEGYWNNPEASEEVIRGEWYHTKDIGKMDEEGYVYVIDRLRDMIICGGEKVYPAEVEYVIHRFPDVVECAVVGVEDPIWGEVPRAYIVKKEGSSLTENEVLSYVRSQLADYKLMDVVFLEQLPKNSMGKILKYVLREMAARVS from the coding sequence ATGTCAACCATTGGTGAGCTGTTGAGACAACGAACCTTTCTCTCGCCCGATGTGGAAGCGGTCGTCAGTCCTGAGGATCGGTTGACGTACAGGGAGTACAACGCCAAAGTCAATCGTCTCGCCCATTACCTTTTGGAAAGGGGAACCCAACGGGGAGACCGGATTGCGTTTTTGTGCCAGAATCATCACTTGTTTCCCGTGATTTACCTGGCTGCCGCAAAAGTGGGAGCCATTGCCGTTCCGCTCAATACCCGGCTCAAACCCGAGGAGATTCGGTGGATGCTGGAAGATTGCACGCCGAGAATTGTTTTCCATGATGAGGAATTCACCGACAAGATCGCGGCGGTCGGCAATCTCGCCCTGGTGGACTCTTTTGTGCCCGTTTCTTCCGGACTGAAGAAGAATCGGATGTTTGAGGAGATTCTCCGGCAACGTCCCGATGCGGAACCGGATGTGGTCGTGGAGGAGAACGATCCCGTCCTGATCATTTACACATCCGGCACCACCGGGCGGCCGAAAGGAGTCGTATGTACGCACGCCAATGTTTACGCCGCTGCCCTCGCAAACGTGAACACGCTGGACCTGCGTTACATGGACCGGTTTATGTTTGTGACCCCCTTGTTCCATATCAGCGGAATGATGTTCATCATCAATGCCTTGGTGCGCGGCATGACCGTCGTGACGTTCCCGAGCTTTGACCCGCTGCAAATCTGGAACTGGATCGATCAGGAGAAAGTCACGGGAATGATGTCGGTGCCCCCGATGCTGGGATACATGTTGCAGGCTTTGAAAGGACAAAACAAAGAATTCCCTTCACTCAGGGGAATTCTCTGCGGCGGGGCAACGGTTCCGGATGACTGGATCCGTGCGTTCCACGAACTGGGTTATCCGATCATCCAAGTATACGGAGCCACGGAGTTCACCGGTGCCGCCACCTATTTCTTGCCCCATTTTGACATCGAGAGATGTGATTCGGTCGGCAAGGGAGTTTACGGGACGGAAATCAAAATTTTGGATCCGATTACGGGCGCGGAGCTTCCTCCCGGCGAACCGGGAGAAATCGTCATTCGCGGCAAGATGGTCTTTGAAGGGTATTGGAACAATCCGGAGGCGTCGGAGGAAGTCATTCGCGGTGAATGGTACCACACCAAGGACATTGGGAAAATGGATGAGGAAGGATATGTCTATGTCATCGATCGTCTCCGCGACATGATCATATGCGGAGGCGAGAAAGTGTATCCGGCCGAGGTGGAATATGTGATCCACCGCTTCCCGGATGTGGTCGAGTGTGCCGTTGTCGGAGTGGAGGATCCCATCTGGGGAGAAGTTCCGAGAGCATACATCGTGAAAAAAGAAGGTTCGTCCCTGACCGAAAACGAAGTGCTCTCCTATGTGCGCAGCCAATTGGCCGACTACAAATTGATGGACGTGGTGTTCCTCGAACAGCTTCCCAAAAACAGCATGGGCAAAATTTTGAAATACGTGTTGCGTGAAATGGCTGCCCGTGTTTCCTGA
- the ccsB gene encoding c-type cytochrome biogenesis protein CcsB — translation MEQWMERLLLATFFLYLISSVAFWGASNEKKGDGKRSVKRRWEHFAVGAAGAGVFLHLSFIVLRILVSGHFPTTNMFEFTAFLCFAVALAFIVIWFMYRPVVLGAFVMPLVVILLAYAAAFPRDVQPLIPALQSYWLPVHVSLAALGEGAFGVGFVAGLLYLLRHVHKEEERGKHARWLEVTLVVVLMFAGFSIVNLAFNAAGYEAKFNHVIDGTQVETVYELPPVVAPQESRVVHMDSFPGVSKPWFEAPGFMKGENAARKFNSLLWGIFSGLLLYGLIRLISRKRLTDILGPLTKKLNPDMLDEVNYRATAIGFPLFTLGGLIFAMIWAHEAWGRFWNWDPKETWALITWLFYSAYLHLRLSRGWIGLRSAWLAVGGFLIIMINLIVINLVISGLHSYA, via the coding sequence ATGGAACAATGGATGGAGCGTTTGCTGCTGGCAACGTTTTTCCTGTACCTGATTTCATCGGTCGCGTTCTGGGGCGCGTCCAATGAAAAAAAGGGAGACGGCAAGCGATCGGTCAAGCGGCGCTGGGAACATTTTGCGGTCGGTGCAGCCGGAGCGGGCGTGTTCTTGCATCTTTCGTTCATCGTTTTGCGGATTCTGGTGAGCGGGCATTTCCCGACCACCAACATGTTTGAGTTCACCGCCTTTCTCTGTTTCGCCGTCGCGCTGGCGTTCATTGTCATCTGGTTCATGTACCGTCCGGTGGTTCTCGGTGCGTTCGTGATGCCGCTGGTCGTGATTCTGCTGGCGTATGCCGCCGCCTTTCCCAGGGATGTGCAGCCGCTCATCCCGGCGCTTCAAAGCTATTGGTTGCCTGTCCATGTCTCGTTGGCGGCACTGGGGGAAGGAGCCTTCGGAGTGGGATTTGTGGCGGGGCTTTTGTATCTGCTCCGGCATGTCCACAAGGAGGAGGAGAGGGGCAAACACGCCCGGTGGTTGGAAGTGACGCTGGTGGTCGTGCTGATGTTCGCCGGATTCAGTATCGTCAATCTGGCATTCAACGCGGCCGGTTATGAAGCGAAGTTCAACCATGTGATCGATGGAACGCAAGTGGAAACGGTGTATGAACTGCCGCCCGTCGTCGCTCCTCAGGAAAGCCGGGTGGTGCACATGGACTCGTTCCCCGGCGTGTCCAAGCCGTGGTTCGAAGCGCCCGGGTTCATGAAGGGCGAGAACGCGGCGCGTAAATTCAATTCTCTCCTTTGGGGCATTTTTTCCGGACTGCTCCTGTACGGATTGATTCGCCTGATTTCCCGCAAGCGGCTGACGGACATCCTCGGTCCTCTGACGAAGAAACTGAATCCGGACATGTTGGATGAGGTAAATTACCGGGCGACGGCCATCGGATTTCCCCTGTTCACGCTGGGTGGCCTGATTTTTGCCATGATCTGGGCTCATGAAGCATGGGGACGCTTCTGGAACTGGGATCCCAAGGAAACCTGGGCGCTCATCACTTGGCTGTTTTACAGTGCCTATCTGCATCTTCGTCTCTCACGGGGTTGGATCGGACTCCGGTCCGCCTGGCTGGCGGTCGGAGGATTTCTGATCATCATGATCAATTTGATTGTGATCAATTTGGTCATCTCCGGGCTGCATTCTTATGCATAA
- a CDS encoding response regulator transcription factor, whose product MKEKVYNILVVDDEDRIRRLLRMYLEREGFVIEEAEDGEKALKMALEKNYDLILLDLMLPGMDGLEVCAEIRKKKATPIIMLTARGEEANRVEGFEAGTDDYVVKPFSPRELVHRVKAVLRRASATAYLTTDMETKNVIVFPELTIDHDAHEVKAGGKRIQLTPKEYDLLYYLAKSPDKVFTREQLLRDVWHYEFFGDLRTVDTHVKRLREKLNRASPSAAKMITTVWGVGYKLEVPKE is encoded by the coding sequence GTGAAGGAAAAAGTGTACAACATTCTTGTCGTGGATGATGAGGACCGTATTCGCCGCTTGCTCCGCATGTACTTGGAACGGGAGGGTTTTGTCATCGAAGAGGCGGAAGACGGGGAAAAAGCCTTGAAGATGGCGCTGGAAAAAAATTATGACCTGATTCTTCTGGACCTGATGCTTCCCGGGATGGACGGGTTGGAAGTGTGCGCGGAAATCCGGAAGAAAAAGGCCACTCCGATCATCATGCTCACCGCTCGCGGCGAAGAGGCCAACCGTGTGGAAGGGTTTGAAGCCGGGACGGATGATTACGTGGTCAAACCGTTCAGTCCGAGAGAACTGGTGCACCGCGTGAAAGCGGTTCTTCGACGGGCATCGGCCACGGCGTATCTGACCACCGACATGGAAACCAAGAATGTGATCGTATTTCCGGAACTCACGATTGATCACGATGCCCACGAGGTGAAAGCGGGAGGCAAGCGAATTCAGCTGACTCCCAAGGAATACGATTTGCTGTATTACCTGGCCAAGTCGCCGGACAAGGTCTTCACGCGCGAACAGCTTTTGAGGGATGTCTGGCATTATGAATTTTTCGGAGACCTTCGTACGGTTGACACGCATGTGAAAAGACTCCGTGAAAAACTGAACCGTGCATCCCCGAGTGCGGCCAAAATGATCACCACCGTCTGGGGAGTCGGTTACAAGCTTGAGGTGCCGAAAGAGTGA